Within the Miscanthus floridulus cultivar M001 chromosome 2, ASM1932011v1, whole genome shotgun sequence genome, the region caaagatagatctccgatcgggctaccatcagatcaagatcaggccacaggatataccaaggacagctttctctactaggtatgggttgtatgagtacctagtgatgtctttcggtctcaccaatgccccggctttcttcatgtacctaatgaactcagtcttcatgctagagttggataagtttgtggtagtgttcattgatgacattttgatctactccaagaatgatgaagagcataccTGTCACCTCCGGATAGTCCTGACTCAACTTAGagagcaccagctgtatgctaaattcagcaagtgcgagttttggttagatcgagtatagtttttgggacatgtgttgacacctgagggcatttctgtagatcctagcaaggtgcaagatgtgttagattgaaagtctcctaggtctgtgcaccagatccgttagttccttgggctagctagatactatcgatgtttcatccccgatttctccaagatagcccagcccatgactaagctgctccagaaagaagctaagtttgtttggggtccagcttatgaagaagctttttagtccctgaagacttttctgaccactgctcctgtattggctcaacctgatattgagaggccctttgatgtttactgtgatgcctcgaagatgggattggggtgtgtgcttatgcaagaggggcgtgtgatagcttatgcttcgcgccaactgaagaagcatgaggtgaactaccctacccatgatttagagctagctgctgtagttcactctctgaagatttggaggcattatttgttgggcaacaaagtgcatatcttcactgaccacaagagccttaagtatattttcactcagtctgagttgaacatgaggcaaaggagatggttagagttgatcaaggattataatttggaagtccactatcatccaggaaaagccaatgtggtagctgatgccttaagtcgtaaGTCACATTAGGTTGAGGATATACCCTTATCActtcaccacacagaggtgctagctcagattgctTTGACCTTAGAgctgctggagcaaattattcaggaacaaaaggaagacctcgaagagattcctcacatcaagaagttgctagctaaaggacgtggacctcattttagcattgatgagctaggagttgtgagatacaaggataggctggtggttccatccaatgaagagctgaaaagaaagattttaaaagaagcccatcattccaagctatCTATCCACCCTAGTagcaataagatgtaccatgatctacgccaactgtactggtggtcttacatgaagcaagatatcacacAGTTCATTGCGgagtgacacttgtggtagagtcaaggcagatcatatgcgtactcctagatatctacagcccttgcccattcctatttggaaatgggaggatatttccctggatttcattgtgggtttaccctgcACCTCCtcgggctttgattctatttgggtcattgtggaccgtctcaccaagtctgcccacttccttccggtAGACACTAGATATaatgccaagaagtatgcggagttatactttgatcggattgtgaccctacatggagttcctcgcaccatcatctctgatagagggtcagtttttgtctctcgtttctgggagaaactccaggagtgtttgggtactcgtcttctcagaagcttAGCATAccatccccagactgatggtcaaactgaaagggtgaaccaggtgctcgaggatatgctgcgggcttgtaccatctcttttcctgagaagtgggatcagtgtttgaagctagccgaattttcttataataacagctatcatgagagtatccgtatggcaccatttgaagctttatatggacagaagtgtaggacaccactaaactgggttgaggtaggagaccgtgggtacttcaggtcggatttcataaaggaggctcgagagaaagtaaatataattcgtgaacacttgaagtcagctcagagtcgacagaaggcttacgtagacaaacgaagaagacctttggaatttgcagctggagattatgtgtatctcaaggtatctcctttgagaggggtacatcagtttggtgtccatggcaagttagcccctcggtatgtgggtccatacaaggtgttgcagtaGTGTGGTCctattgcttatcgtctccaactccctgaaattctcttggcagttcacaatgtatttcacgtctcgcaactgaagaaatgcctacgagttcctgaagaatctgtagaaatagaaggacttctgctccaacctgatctgtcttatgtggagcatcctataaaaattttggatgagaaggagagagtgaccaggaacagggtgataaagttttacaaggtataatggcaaaatcattctgaggttgaagccacgtgggaacaagagagttacctattgaagcattacccccatctcctcaatggttctgatagttagttgctatGTCAAAATATATTTCCTACCttgttctcacactaggcacatgaaatctcgggtcgatattttgttttaggggggtagatttgtaacaccctcggtgttatgccttaatcaaaatattaaaccatgtcatgagcatcatgtttatgtattattgcatgtggtaaatgagaaattaaattttattgcactaattctcaaattgagctctaatttattttttgtccaagttgtccttccagcacgtcatctctctccatGTGAGAGCTCtttagccacaaagtcaaatgataaattattgtcattcactaattattagcataccacttagCAAGATTTATATCTTcatcaatctcgcgacgcgccactgtcatctctcgttgttctaattatcccGCCTTTACTTCACTTGCTAACCGCCTTGCAAAATTATCAACGCACGTCGCGCTGTCGCTGCCTTAGTGTatcgcacacgctacgcatttATATCACTCACAAGCTCAGCCCGCTGAGCACTTCACTCGCTCACTGCTCAGCTGTTTTGCAAATGAAGGACAGACACTTTTTCCACACGTCGACACTGTAGCAGCATAGGAACACTGTTCAGAGTAGAAAACACGGTTCCTGAAATTTCGATCCTTTCTACACGCAGCACTGTAGCAGTGACGGAGCACTGTTCACCCCACGGAACACTATTCACCCATAGACAACACGGTTCCTGCTGTTTCGATCAAATCGCTGTAGCACGAAGAATCACTAAGAATCGCTGTTTTGGTACAGGAGTGTAAGCACATGCACCAGTTTTCTAGTTAAATGATCATAGATGACATATGAGCCCTGATATTGTGATCGGATCCACATCATACCTGTGAATGGTTGAAATCATTGGATCGAGTAAAGCCGTTCATGTTCTGAAAAGATCAGGATAGTTCTACGAGTTATAAAGTCTACTAGTCATAAAGCAAATTAAGTCCTCGGTTGGTCAAGGAGACAAGGACTAGGGCACTAGACTCTCTTTTCCACTGCAGGAGAAAGATAATCACTGACTTGAAGGAACCTGCACAACACGGCATTGCAGCAAAGGCTCTGTCCTAGCTTGGAGACATGGCTCATCTACTCAGCTTCACTCTCGTGGCCCATTCCCTAGTCTTGACCCAAAGACTTAGACTATACTCGTACACTATAGCTGAGCCGTGTCACACGTTTGTCAGAAGCCTAAAGGCACTGGCTCTGCTTTGACTTGTTAGGTGACGAAACACTGTTCACATTTCCACACGCATCCATTATCAGCACGGTAGCGGTACGAGCATGACTGACCGTGACCACGTGCAACGAGCCAGCTTCTCCCTCCCCGCGTCTTTTGCCTTTATAAGGACATGCCGAGCCATTGAGCTGTTTCGCTCCACTGATCATtcacttctctcaaatcaagtaaCCAGCATCTCACATCCGATTCACCGCTTCGTGTTCTACCTTTTCCAAGAACACGCAAAGGTGCGAATAGATCAGTTGGTTAATCAAGCTAATtggcctcctccaataatatcgttttcttcatctctagagctcatttgaatttatttattgattgtgaaataaattttgttagattcctaaattcatgatctatctgttagtgtaattagttcgtatagttcagtgatacctttaggattactttattattttgaaatgctcgttatggttatttagagaataaaCTTTTATGATGCacggtagctagtgcaccttgttttattatatatatagtaaattgatattaacaataaggatgcctttagttgctaagataatacatgaaatatttcatacttgtttagtgggaataataggtaactttgcgtattagtcattagagttagcttagtagcttggtagatgtattcttattttaagagttgatcgtgaccttcggcgagtaggagtacgacgaagtcatcgaagagtacgaggagatcctcgtgcaggaggacgttccggagccacccgtcactgactttgctgacaccgcgcctgctcaaggcaagccctggtacataacccctatttttaagtgatctgaatatatttatatgatatgcatttacgttacaggcattttatgaaagctacatgcataaatatatccaccatgagtcctactagtataggtcgagcagctgctatgctcaggatgtcggtagcatgagtaacctgtcgttactcgcaaataggtgtttAAActgtgatatcatgatgaaataatggaaaggaaaatggtgaccgaacagggatgtggatttcgtactggtgggtgtgaggggttgtgtcctgcggccaacagggcataacccggttacactttttctctgtctgtgtcgattaaagaccggtcgttgcatatgactctaggcaagtcacagattattgtcctgagcacatacttgggtatgggcgtagggaaggcttgctgctctcttgtcgcggatccagctctttctggaccgactgatgggaagaggaggtggtggaggtccttgcaccgcactgagtccgggactcaggatgtgggggcttggagtccaagtttagacggggacctggacacccgggacaggagagtggtgggttagtcctgcttgtgcctagggtacaagcggggcatgtgtcttcggggcacccagctaggcacattgattcgtgaatcgccgggttatccggtacggcttgtctgcggtttagcaccgtagtaagaactgaaagttgaaaggagaagaaatggaactgattgctcaactcttgcttgaaagtagaacaggcttatatagattgactagatgaaaacttaatacggctgatgataataatgtatcaataaggactcactattagtattgctttttgctaaaagagaaccagcaaaccataaaacttagcatattccttggagtcgggaaagtatttccactatcggataagtcttgcgagtacattgtgtactcagggtttatttacccctgttgcaggtgacgtttgaggagttccttgtgtggatgatccatctggtgggctcagacggaatcctcgttatcttatcgctagatgttatcttttaatattccactgtttattattccgcactctatatttggtattgtaataatgtacttttcaagaaactctaatgtatgagatagacttgtgttgtaactcgttttcattattggatccttgggaaaaatgtggatctttcgggttctcccttggggtgtgctcgacggacaccactcgctgtagttactttcgaggtgcttcgtgtctgatggaagatgagcgccttcgtaagtacgctatttcgggtggttctgccacaataagccatgacggtacttatagacaagcagtggaagtcgaccggatcgatgcagccgtactcgctgaagaactcgtcgagatctactctactcctactctaaggggtggctggagccgaaaaaagtaagtaacttgtattggattgattgtgtgttctttacaatagccggggtccaatatttatacccggaacctacgcatgaatcctacttaagcatgactcattacaatttcttggcctaagagaaaatattcctaatttaagataacttggactctaatcttttcctttttatagaGTGCAACATGCTTTGACCCGGCGCCGAtagtagcctttgtcgttatctgctggcgctacttGAAGAAAGTCAATttcagtgttgcattcgaatcagctgattccgatttgcacgcaattgattccttgacgacatgatcttgggagctttcgagttcctacgattcttcttctaaattttggtgtaagcaCTTATAATTTGAGACGGAGAGAGTATTTAATTTCATGAGTTCCAGAAAAGACGGCTGTGGAAATTGCTGATACCTTTATTGGTCACCAAAATTATATGGTTATTACATTAATTAACCTCTGGTAATTGAGATGGAAATCAGAAAGGACAAcagaatttttctattttttttttcggGAGAGGACAACAAAGTTAGGCGGTTGAGACTGTCTTTCCAGGTTAACAAAGAGCCGGTGCATGATGCACCCTATAGCTAAACGAAAGAATttctctaagagcatctccagaagTTTTTCTAAAATCcattctctaaatcatcattgaAAGAATCATTTGTATAAAAATAGCTTTCTATATCTTCTCACTCTTCAACAACTTTTCTTTATCTTCTGCATACTCTAGAAAGCTATTCTCACTATCTATTTTTAGCTAACGAGAAATTCGGAATAGATAATGGCTATATTTGGATGATGACCAATTAAAGAAGCTGTTGGagggtgtttttgttcaccaaaatctctattgcTAACAATTAGTAAGGATAAaagagtctcttggagttgctctaaggatAAGGAATAATGCTAAATTGGTTGTTACTGTAGAAGTAGATGTTAAAAGAACATCAGGCTAGTGGAGAGTGGATTACTTTATTCGTTGCTGGCCGGACCTGGGAAGACCAAGTGAATGATGATCGAAGAAATTGAAATTTAGGTTGCGTGATTGACGGATTCAATGGTAAGTATAGAAAGGAGAAAAAAAATGTACCGAATGATTTCtcttgtttttttcttcttcttatacATATATAAGTAGTCAATGATGATGTGGTGACAAGGACACGGATGAACTGGTTTTGTTCATGCTGTACTTATCTGCCCGGGAAGGTGACTGGTGAATGAAACACAAGAAGCACTACACGTGAGGTTCGCGCACCGAGCCATGACGATGAACGTCGTTGCCGGCGTCCTGCTCCTCTTGCTCAGCGACCTCAACAACCCGTCCTCGGTGGCCGCCGACTTCTGCGACAACCTTAAACAGGTCGCCGCCACCCTCCCAAAGAGCACCTCCTCTTCCCCCTTGCACTTCGCCACCGCCACCTTCGGCCAAGCGCCCGACGTCGTGTACGCGCTCGCGCTCTGCCGCGGCGACGTCCTCAACGACACCGCCTGCGGCGACTGCGTCGCTAGCACGTTCGACGAGTTgacaccgccgctgccgctgcagtGCTACTCGGCTGCCTACTACGGCGGGACCTGCAGGCTCGTCTACTCCGGCGACAACATCCTCGCGCCCTCCAATACCACGGCGGCCAACGGCGACGACACGCCGTTCACGCGATGGAACACCAACAACATCActgccggcggcggcgacgccgaCGACACGCGCCTCGTCGTCAGCCGCGtccacgagctggtggtggagacGGTGCAGCTCGCGGCCAGCACGGCGCCGAGGCGGTTCGCCACGGGCGTCGTGGACAGCGGCGCGATATTTCCCAAGGTGTACTCGCTGGCGCAGTGCACGCCGGACCTGTCCGCCGGCGACTGTCTGGCGTGTCTCCAGCGTCTCCTGGACATGGTCAACTCCACCATGGCCCTGCGCATGGGAGCACAGATCCATGTCATACGGTGTTATTTCAGGTACGAGGCGCATGCGTTCTACGACAGCACGCCCATGCTGCAGCTTGGGCCGTCGGCGCCAACGCCAGCCCCGAACCCGGTGAAACACAGGAGTAAGTTAAAGTTCCTATGCCTAATTGCCTAGATATTTATGGTTCTGATTTCTGCCTACttaaatgtgtatatatatatatatacacacacacacaaatttAAGTACCCATGGTCCCTTAGTTAATTATCATCATGTTATCATGTCGAGATCAGGGCGTGCGAGCAAGCTGTGGGTAATTCCAGTAGTTGTGGTTCCTCTAGCGGCAGTAGCATTTCTTTGCTTCATCTTCTACTCCCCTTGGTTCAGAAGGTACAGGAGAGGTATGGGACTTAGTTGCAGAAATTATGGTCAATCATGTTGTTTAAATTAGTTCCAGTTAATGGTATATGTTCATTTAGATACAGTAAACATGCATGAAAGAGGGATTCTCATCTGTAATTCTGTATATATGTTCAGGCAAAGCAATGAGGTTACAATCAGGATCAAGGCGTACTCAGGACTTGCATGGAGAGGAAGAACTAGTTTGGGATGGGAAGAATTCAGAGTTCTCCGTGTTCGACTTTGAACAGGTACTGGAGGCCACAGATAATTTTTCAGAAGAAAACAAACTTGGACAAGGTGGCTTTGGTGCTGTCTACAAGGTAAATTAGTTCAAGAAAGTTCAGT harbors:
- the LOC136539246 gene encoding cysteine-rich receptor-like protein kinase 10 translates to MTMNVVAGVLLLLLSDLNNPSSVAADFCDNLKQVAATLPKSTSSSPLHFATATFGQAPDVVYALALCRGDVLNDTACGDCVASTFDELTPPLPLQCYSAAYYGGTCRLVYSGDNILAPSNTTAANGDDTPFTRWNTNNITAGGGDADDTRLVVSRVHELVVETVQLAASTAPRRFATGVVDSGAIFPKVYSLAQCTPDLSAGDCLACLQRLLDMVNSTMALRMGAQIHVIRCYFRYEAHAFYDSTPMLQLGPSAPTPAPNPVKHRRRASKLWVIPVVVVPLAAVAFLCFIFYSPWFRRYRRGKAMRLQSGSRRTQDLHGEEELVWDGKNSEFSVFDFEQVLEATDNFSEENKLGQGGFGAVYKGQFADGLQIAVKRLASHSGQGFTEFKNEVQLTAKLQHRNLVRLLGCCSQEEEKILVYEYLPNKSLDFFIFDENRRATLDWSKLLVIIEGIAHGLLYLHKHSRLRVIHRDLKPSNILLDSEMNPKISDFGLAKIFSSNNTERNTTQRVVGTYGYMAPEYASEGIFSIKSDVFSFGVLVLEILSGKRNSGSDQCGDFINLIGYAWQLWDEERWIDIVDASLVNKSQSSEMMRYINIALLCVQENAADRPTMADVVSMLSTETTTILAEPKKPPYFHVRVGNEEAPTTATESCSINDMTISVTTPR